CGAGCCAAAGTGCGAAAAAGAATAACCCCACGCCTACGGCCAGGTCTGATTTATTAAACCCTAACTGCGTCTTGCTCCCCAAAACAAGGGCCCATACTGAAAGACCAATAAAAAATCTATTGAGCCGATTTATAAGCAATAGTTTACGAACTCGCCGAAAGAAAGTTGCAAAAACTTCGCTAGGAATCTGCCATAATTGACTAATTGGGTACGATCCGCTCTGTCCCCAGATTAATTTGCCATTTTTCGGGTTGCAAGGCGGACTAAGCCAAGTTCCGTCCCCCACTGGTATGAACCCGATGCCATATCGTACATAAGATGCAAGCCATGCTTTTACTGGTTTTATTTGACCACTCTTGAAAGAATCCGTTTTCGTTGCTTTAAGTAACTCCGCGCTCTTTGTCATTACTCTCCTTTAAATTTTTTTGGAAAGGGATTGCTAAAGAATTTGTCTAAAACCTAGCTTGGATTGATAACTATGCAGACTACAAACGCTAATTTACTTTTCTTTATGAGGAATTACGAGATCACCCATTTTATAGGGCTTTTCGAGGTAGTTGGGGGCATCGCGTTCATGTGGGGATCTAATAAAAAATTTTTCATTAATAGTTACTCCCTCAGCTTTTAATTGAATTTTACCTTCGGAATACCATGGATCAGAATCCCCAAATGTGAATTTTTTCAATTGAACAACTTCGATCGTAAATTCAACAAATTCATCTTTGTTGAGGAGGGGGCACTCAAGATGCAAAAAGAGGTCGCTATTGTCGTGAGCAAACCATTGATTCCATAGAATCTCCTTGTCATAAGTGCAGTTTGCACTCTCCGACTCTTTTCGTTTGATCCTTAGTATTAATACAGTACCCGGTCTCCGTAAATATTCAAAACCAGTAACCAGCCTCTTGGATGTTTTTAAAAAGGAGACCCTACCATTTAAGTTTTTTATAGGTTTGAACTTTTCGTTTCTTATCAAAATTTTCACTGGGTCATTAACGGCATACATTATGTCTTTGTCGCCCTTATACCCTCCTAAAACTTTTGGCGGAATCCCTTTGCTAAAAAAAAGACGTGTATTTAATGTAGCAACTCTATACCATTCCGGACACTTCTCTGGTTTGTATATTAAATCTGAATTAGTGAGCGTCGGAAACGTACTACATGCCGACAGCTTATCCCAACGATTTGTGGGCCTCTCACCACGCACCTCATATTGAAGTTCAGGTTCTACAATATTCATAGGAGCATTGTACTCTCTTTTTGATTTTGAACCCAACGGATCCAGGTCCTCCATATAGTGGTCTACAAAAAATCCCACAACTGAAGTAGCAATAGCACCTGCTAGTAATATGACCATACGGCTCGCGCCAGGCGTTTTTTCTTCAGGTTCATTCATTACGATTTATGTTTTTTGTGAAAAATTCATGATTTACTATCAAGAAATCTATTCTTTCACATCAGAATGAATACACTATGTTATTCATAGAAATTTTTCCCGAGGGTATTAGAGGCCCCTAATGACGCCTTTTCCCCATGTCCCATCACCAGAGATAAGATGATGGGGGACTGGATCGCGAAAACTCCACGCTTTTTCGAATAAAGCTTTTTCTAATTCGCGATCAATTTTCTTCAGTTGATCGCGCATATTCGGAAGATTTATTTTTTGAACTGATCGGTGGGGAAATTGTGGTATGGGATTATTGGAGTCTCCAGTGCACTGCATTCGATAAAGTAAATTCAGTACCGTTGTCACGTATCGATGGGCAAGCAACAACATGCCATATACTGGCTCAAGGCCTTTTCGCACCAATGGAACATCGTTAGGGCAGAGCACCTCCAATTGTTGATTGAGGTTTTCCGAGCGACCCTCAAAGAAGCTTATACTTTCACCAATATCTTGATCTTTCCATTCTAAAAAACCTTTCAATTGGTTTTTCGCCCTTTTTGTTAACGGTTCATAATTAAGTGGAAAAGGGACTCCCATCTGATTGGAGACCTCTTTAAGTTTATCCGCCACCGTCTTATCTGTTAGGGCACCAATACGTTCTTGGAAAATTATTTGGACTTCAAACTCTGACCCTTTGTTCTTGTATTGAGCTTCATCTTTGTCTAACCGTCTCTCTAAATTCGCAAATAACCTCTGGAGTTTAGGCTTCATAGCCTTGGGGTAGAAATCACTTTCAAGTCGAATTTGCTCATCGTGCAAAAATGTCTTCCTGACTGATGTCAGCAATCGAAGGACATAAAACTCTTGGCGCATGGTCTGCAACAGTCTCTCCTCAAAACTCTTCATCTCAAATGTTGCAGCAAATGCGTCACTATTCCAAATAACTCTGTCGAAGTTTGCAGCAGTGTACGGCCATTCATTTTCAATTTTCCCAATTAGTCCCTGTTTAGCCTTCCACAGAATACCTATGCTTTTACCCTTTCTTACTTGTTTTAGGTTGCCTTCCGCGGCTTTAAGGCGATCATGCGGAAGCAGATCTCGCAATGTTCCATTTATATTTTTAACGACTCCAGAAGAGACACCAAGCTGAAAAGCAATTAGGCGATCCTCAATTTCCTCCGCAAACTCTTGATTCCTTTCTTCCCGAATGGCACTTAGAAAATCTCGAAACGGCTGAATGGAATGATCCTTAATTACGCGAGCCAGCACCTTTTCAAAGTCCAATTTAATTCGGATGGCCTGGCTTCGTCGATAGGTTGTATCAAATTTCGTCTTAGGTCTTTTCAGGTTTTGGAGACTCCGTTCCTTAGGTTTTGTATTGACTTTGATTGAAAGCAACATTCCACATTGGTTGCAGAATTTTTCATGGCCTGTGAGTGGATGTTGACATTGGGGACAATGAATCACCTTATGAGATTTAACGGGTTGTCCGCATTGTTCACAAAATCTACTTGTCTTACGAAGTTTCGTCTGACAATGTTGACAGTGAAGGATGGCGGACATTAGTAATTTCTCCTTGAAGCACTCACCTTTTTACTCGATCGAATTATCTGACCTTTATTCTGGATCAAAATACGCGCAATCTTTATGCACATTGGGATAGGGAAGTGCAACGTACTCATCTGCAGTACTATGATAGCGGCAATGGGCATGCCAACGTGGCCTTGTTCGACTCTTCCCTTTATTGTGATAAATTCTCGATAGTTCAACAGCCCACTCGGCATCGAGACTTTCCAACATTTTGGTGTGTATCTCATTGTTGGGCAAGCCATCAAGTATGCTGAAGGGATTTCCAGCCCGCACATGATTGTTACAGTATTGACAATCGACAACTTTCCCTTGTTTTAGGTGAAAATCGAGGCAGTCCTTGGCTCTATTCTTGACCTCACAAATTTCAAAAGTTTCTTCTTGGCTTTTCGCCGCACAGAAATCTGACATGACTGGACGAAATCCCCAAGCTTTCTGATTAATTTTAATCAAAGCTACTTTTTGTTTGGCCTCTGCGATTTGTTGCTTTTTCTCGTCATTGCTAATGTTGAGTAATTCTTTCTGAACGTGAGTACCACCACCACGAGGTAAGCGAGGACATACAGACGTGCTCGGTCGAAAATGTCGGCAGTCATAGCATTCAACCGGACCACTAACTGATGAGGATGAACCCTCCGCAAGCACTTCTGTCCCGCAATTTCCGCAAAACTTTTCATCTCCTTCAAATGGCGTCCTGCAATTTTTACAGTGTGTTGGGGACAGAGCATGATAGGCCTTGCCACATTCATGGCAGAACTTACTACCTTCAGGTAAGCGAGTTTGACAGTAAGTACAGACCATCAAGAAGATCACCAGGGAAAATTCATTGGAAACATGACAAATGTTTCTAGTGTTTTAACTACACATGTACCAGCGCATAGAATGCATAAAGTGCCTTGAGCTGCCAATATACACCCTATTAAAATAATGGAGCGATGTTTCATCGGCAGCTTACTCAAAATGTACTATCTAGGCAAGAGAACTACACATATCCCTAAGATCCCAAAAATTTAGTGTTCTATAGTGCTCGATAGAAGCAAAGAAATCTGTGTAATGTAGTATCCGAAGAAATGCCCAAGGTTTTTGCACTGCAATGCTTGGTGTGGAAGAGTCCCATTATTCCGGACCATTAACTTGGTGTCATAGTCAACCAAAGAACTCCACTCTTTCAGGGAGAATTAAAAACAAATGCTATAACTTTTTCCTATACAGCGCTCATCCAAATGACTTTCGGTTTGGTCATCACTCATTAGGTAAAATAAAAATTTTTGTGTATGTAATTGGGGTTCAAGATTTGTAAGAGAGACGCATGTGCCTACGTGGAAGACAAG
The genomic region above belongs to Nitrospirales bacterium and contains:
- a CDS encoding zinc ribbon domain-containing protein, whose protein sequence is MVCTYCQTRLPEGSKFCHECGKAYHALSPTHCKNCRTPFEGDEKFCGNCGTEVLAEGSSSSVSGPVECYDCRHFRPSTSVCPRLPRGGGTHVQKELLNISNDEKKQQIAEAKQKVALIKINQKAWGFRPVMSDFCAAKSQEETFEICEVKNRAKDCLDFHLKQGKVVDCQYCNNHVRAGNPFSILDGLPNNEIHTKMLESLDAEWAVELSRIYHNKGKSRTRPRWHAHCRYHSTADEYVALPYPNVHKDCAYFDPE